CTTTCCAACTACCAATCAGATATCCAGGAAAATCAAACAAGATTCAATGTTAATCTCAAAATCAGATATCAGAATTCCATTATACAAGTTACTCATCATGTTCCCAACATAGAACCCTGTTCTCTACAATAACATCTTGAAGGAATTTAATCTCTTATGTTTCTGTAGGCTTTCATGGACCTGACCACCCTTGTTCTCCCCAAGATGTTGAGAAAATGAATCCAACTGACTTATTGTTGGCCTTTATCTTTCTTGCCCAGATTGGAATTGGACTTCTAGGGAATTTCTTCCTTCTGTGTCTTTACACCTTGACTTTCCTCACTGGTCACAGGCTAAGACACATAGACTCTATTTTGGTCAATTTGGTCTTGGCCAATCTGAAAGTTCTTCTGTCCAAGGGTCTCCCTCAGACAATGTTCTATTTGGGATTGAAAAATTTCCTGGATCCTCTTGGATGTAAACTTATCCACTACCTTCAAAATGTGTCCCGGAGTGTATCTCTCAGCACTACCTGCCTCCTGAGTGGTTTTCAGGTCATCACCATCAGTCCCAGTAACTCTAGGTGGTCAGAACTCAAAGCTCGAGCTCCAAAGTATGTTGTCCCTTCTTGCCTCTTCTGCTGGTGCTTCTACCTGTTGATAAATTTCACTTTACTTGGGACCATGCATAACTCAAGGTTCAGGAACAACAACACAAGGTGGTGGCATCTGGGATACTGTTcaagttcaagtcctacctcatttgattcttcaGTCTATTTAATTATCTTTGCACTTCCTGATGTTATGTGTGTGGAATTCATGATATGGGCCAGTGCCTACCTGGTTTTTCTTCTGCATAAACACCATCAACAAGTGCAACATATTCACAGTCTCCATCTTTCTCCCAGAACTTTGCCTGAGATAAAAGCCACCCATGCAATCATTTTACTGGTTTGCACATATGTCTCTTTCTATTCCATTGATTCCATCTTGTCATTTTGTTGCTTTCATTTTGATAAATATCACTCCTTTCTCACACCCATTGGACAATTCATGGCTGCCTGCTTCCCAGCTATCAGTCCATTTATCCTGATTTTCTATGATTCCCAAATTCACAGACACTGTTATGATCTATGGTTCAAGAAAACTCCTCAATAATTTCCTCTTCTAAGGGCAGAGCTAAATGGCAAAGAAAAGGCAGATACTCACGTAAGCTCTTTCAAATTCTCCttgaaaaaactttaaataacacctaaaaatagattctagagaagcagaacccacaaaaggatggggtcaAGTAATTTTCCAGCAccagacaacttagaaggtcagcaggaaaggtctgttgtacctgGGTGAGAGTGAGCACAGTCTAGCACAGACTTCACCATGTGGAcaaggccccagcaaaccagcagtgaGTCCTGAGGGTGACTGAATCATCTTTAGCAGGGAATGCTTCTGCACCTCTCAATCCACAGATAGTACGGGGGTCAGACAACTAGAGAGACGAAGATTATAAGGATCCCTTTGATGGCATTGGGGACAGGACTCTGTTGTATTACTCATACTTGGAATCAGGTAGCAGTCCTGAGTCTCAGTCCCAGGGTGAAGAAAAGCACTGGCACAGCAGAGCTTTTGGCCACAGGACAGCAGAGACCCTACTTACAGTTCTAGGCCTGGGGTGCTTGTGGTtcctcacagaccagagcacaagctaggagaggagtaaacacaccTCTTCTTACATCATATCACTTTGGAAggaccaaaaacttacaggtcactagaattatctctgaaaattaACTGCATAAAAAACCTGAAGATGGAGACAATGCCACCATCACCCAGGAAGGAGAGCCACACTTTAGCacagagttaaaaatcaagaaataagctggaaaaaatgagcaaccaacagaaaaagatcctgactatagaaagttactatggtgaaatGGAAGATCCAAAACACAatctcagaagacaacaaaatcaaaactgctacatccaaagcctcaaagaaaaatatgaattggtctcaggctgtgAAATAGCTCAAAAAGTgcatttaaaatcaaataagaaaggtagaggaaataggatgaagacaaaagacagtaatagaaaatcatgaaaaaagattgAATAGCTaagtaaaggaaacacaaaaaaaattgaagacaataacttcttaaaaaaccagaatagaccaaatggtaaaagagacacaaaaaaatccaatgaagataataatgcgTTGAAAGGCAAAATTGatcaaaaattcactgaaaagaagaactccttaaaaagcataattggtcaagtggaaaagggactacaaaagctctctgaagaaaagaattccttaaaaattagaattcggCAAATGGAAGTTGACTaaatgagacaccaagaaacaataaaaaatttgaaagaatggaaaaaagaagaaaatgtgaagtatttAATTAATACAGCTGACCCGGGAAAATAAATTTAGGACAcataatttaagagttattggactGCCTAAAAGTCATGATCAACGTAAAACCTAGACAAAaccttcaagaaattatgaaggaaagctGTCTTGATATTCCAGAATCAAAGGGtgaaatggaacaaaaaaaaattaaggcaatacagtttaagtgacttgcccagggtcacatagctagtaagtgactgatgCTGGAtgtgcactcaggtcctcctgactccagggccagtgctttattcactatttcacctagctgccccttaaacagaaattttaagaatccatcaatcacatcttgaaagagatcccaaagtgaaaattcccaggaatattatagccaaattccagaactcccaggtcaagaagaagaTATCGCAATCAGCCAAAAATAAACACTTCAAATACAGTGGAACCacattcaggataacacaagatttagcagtttctacattaaaggacatGAGAACctcaaatatgatattccaaagggtaTAAGAGCTAAGATTATGGGCAAAAGTCATCtaacaacaaaactgagtataatctttcgaggggcaggggggaagatATAAATTTAATGaagtagaagactttcaagcattcctgatgaagagaccagagatgaatagaaaatttgacattcaaacatgaTACTCAAGAAAAGTATAACAAGGTAAACCCAAAAGGGCAAtgataagggattcaataagattaaactgtttacattcctgcatggtaAAGTAATACTTGTACctcctaaaaactttatcatcGTTAGGGTAGTTTGAAGGAGTAttcatagacagaaggcatgggtgtGAACTGAGTATGATGGGATGGTATctgaaaaacataaaattaaggagtgGGAATGAGGACTTCATTGGgacaaggggaaaagaaggggtcAAATatagtaaattatctcacataaaagaggctcaGAAGAGCATTTACAATGCAGACGAAGAAGGGTGAGGTAGAGGGAAGCacatgaacctcactctcatcaggaTTGGCTTGAGGAAAGAATAGCATACAAACTCAGTtggctatagaaatctatattaccctaCAGGATGGTAGGAGgcgaaggggataagagaagggagcaCTGATAGTAGGGGGGAAcattgggggaggtaaaagtcaaaagcaaaacacttttgactATGTATGAAAGCTGATTAATTGGACCCCTCTTTTATTCCAGTCAGTATTAATTAGTTTGGTGTGATTCCATAGGGGTAGTGATTCTAAGTTCTGGTATTGAGCCTCAGAGCTGTGAACTGCAGATTGTAAGTTCATTTACTATtccaacaatcttgctagcagctgctgtgggggtgtaagatccaccaacaaccagcacccagaaagctgctgacataagttctttgatctgctttaacaaggaaagtaactttaaggggttaacaatctcagtttaatcaaacctacaaatatcattcacgGTTCAGGgtgaaaagatcagccccctaaaattcaaggcaaatacaaacagaaattatgaacatcaacagacagaccttgtctaattcaaatcaCAATGCATAATTACcagtgccaacatctgggttgcaaagctgggggccattttgcagcttgcccagagtctcaacattccttccatgagtgtgccccaaaaatcaaatgccaagctctcctcagttatatccagtttggagccctgagggctctgacctcaccaaGGCTGGGTCTGGGAAAATTCCCTATTCCCAGGATCACATCACATACAAATCAATGATCCCAATTGTCTCAGTaatgagaaatactccaagacaaaaagatcccactttatctgccccattcaaacaaaggccagaatcattaaagacacttaagagaagaaaagcaaaaggaccCAGCTTAGTTACTATTACACTTGTTTACTCACAACTGAATCTAATTAGAGgacctccacccttgtttttccttgttattgTGGCCAAGTCTAGCATGGCAGAGGTGATTTAATTACATGGAAAGCCCCCCAGCTATTTTTCTTGCCCCTCTATCTCTTATAGTCCCTCTATTGCCCAACTAGGAGAGATGGCCATGAGCAGTCCTGTTTGCCAGCCTGTTGGCCCATAAGCCCATGTAAATGTTTTGATACCTGTTTATCAGCACAGCCCATAGATCTACTCATTAGCTTGGTAGGACCTCTTGAAGGCTCAAGAAAAGTCTGTCAATGTCTGTTTATTAGCAAATTTGTCAACCAATGGGATTCCATATTGTGTGTATACCCTCCTGGAGGGTCAAGAACAGGGTCTATCAACCAGTGAGATTCTGTATGTTTAGTTTGCATCATCTGTATTTTCTGGGTATATAGCAGCATAAAACTAAGGCCCTGGAGAAAGGAGGCATCTCAGATTGTGATGAAGATCTGAAATCCATTTCATTTGAGTGGggcatggaccctttaataaatcagcattggctcagagctctgcttcagtttcttttattATAGGCTGGGACAATTTTGGACTCCACAGATGGACaaggtgaaggagagagaaggataaatgagGGGtaaaacataactgaaaaaaatgttatagCAAGTTTGGCTGGtaaagaccttatttctcaaatacagaagtgagtcaaatttggatgaatacaggtcattcctcaattaatatatgggcaaagatatgaacagttttcagatgtagAAATCAACACtatctttagtcatatgaaaaatgttactattgactagagaaatgaaaattaaaacaactctgagctactaccccctacctatcagattggctaatatgacagaaaattttggaagggatgtaggaaaactgagatactaatgcactgttggtgaaattgtagtatatttattcaacattttttagagcaatttggaactatgcctacaAGTCTATAAAGCTATGCATACCCCTTGATcaagcaatacaactactaggtttgtattccaaagaaataaaaaacgaaaaggaaaaggatctataagtacaaaaatattaatagcagttcttttaggggtggcaaagaattagaaattaaggggatgtccatcaaatgaggaatggatgaacaagttgtcatACAttactgtgatggaatacttttatattataagaaatgatgagcaggatgctttcagaaaaacttggaaagacttatttgaactgatgcaaagtgaaatgagcaataCCAGGACAACCTttcacatagtaacagcaatattgtaggatgatcggCTGTGAATGACAGGTACTTTTAGCAACATAATGGACTAAgccaatgaaaaatgctatccatgcccagaaaaaaagaactaatgCACtatgaatgcaaatcaaagcatactttttctttattttctttatttttcttgttttgttttctggtttttggtttgcattttctttcacaacatgactaatatgaaaatgttatatatggctgcacatgtataacttatattaaattgcttgtcttctcagggggagaggtgggaaagagagagtttaaaattaaaataaaaaaataaaacaatggctggggggcagagccaagatggcagctggaaagcacggacttgcatgagctccctgccaggtccctccaaaaacctataaaaaatggctctaaacaaattctagaactgcagaacccacaaaatagcagagggaagcagggatccagcccaggacagcctggatggtcactggatgaggtctattgtgcacggagtggaggggagtggagctcagcatgggtaGGTGgcaggactaaccagaccaggagccaggtggaacaggccctagcaacctgaatcactgagctgtgccagttgccagacttctcaacccacaaacatcaaagacaatagagaaggttagtgggaaaagctgtgggggacagagttcctggttcggccaccgccccaggggcagcaggggtggtgcagctacagaactacagctgcagttacttctggccccaggcccacctggtgggaggaattaaatggcagatcagagcaggagggcagagcctgcttaagactTGCATCAGGTCCTAGTTGgcgattcttggggaaggaggagtgctggtgtgacagagctggctgtatagaaatagctcaaAAATCAATGGCACATACCCTCAAGATTGgagcaaagtactctttgctctacaagcagttatactccaacagaaaactcaagggtcaagtaagttggctgggaacatggccaggcagcaaaaatacactcatattcagtctcacactttggaatctttctttggtgacaaagaagaccaaaacataaagccagaagaagtcaacaaagtcaaagagcctacatcaaaagcctccaaggaaaacatgaactggtctcaggccatggaagagttcaaaaagtacttggaaaagcaagttagagaagtagaggacaaattgggacaagaaatgagaataatgcgagaaaaccatgaaaaacaagtgaatgacttgctaaaggagacccaaaaatatactgaaaaaaatattgaagaaagcaacatcttaaaaaatagagtgactcaaatggcaaaagagctccaaaaagccaatgagcagaagaatgtcttgaaaggcagaattacccaaatggaaaaggaggtccaaaagaccacttaagaaaatactactgtaaaaatgagattggagcgagtggaagctagtgacttgatgagaaatcaagatattataaaacagaaccaaaggaatgaaaaagtggaaggcaatgtgaaatatctcattggaaaaaccactgacttggaaaatagatccaggagagataattttaaaattattggactacctgaaagccatgatcaaaaaaagagcctagatatcatctttcaagaaattatcaaggaaaactgccctgatattccagagtcagagggttaaatagaaattgaaagaatccacagatcgcctcctcaaaaagatcccaaaaagaaaactcctaggaacattgtcgccaaattccagagctcccaggtcaaggagaaaatactgcaagcagccagaaacaaacaatttgagtactgtggaaaatcaatcaggataacacaggatctagcagcttctacattaagggaccaaagggcttggaatatgatattctggaggtcaatggagctaggattaaaacctagaatcacctacccagcaaaactgagtatcatgctccaaagcaaaatatggattttcaataaaatagaggactttcaagctttctcagtgaaaagaccagagctgaataaaaaatttgactttcaaacacaagaatcaagagaagcatgaaaaggtaaacaagaaagagaaatcataagggacttactaaagttgaactgttttgtttacattcctacatggaaagacaatgtgtatgattcatgagacctcagtatcatagtagctgaaagaaatatgcatatatatgtgtgtatgcatatatatatgtatatatatacacacacatacgtgtgtgtctatgtatgcaatatgtaggtatatatatagacagagggcacagggtgagttgaataggaagggatgatatctaaaaaaattaaatcaaattaagggataagagaggaatatattgagagagggagaaagggagagatagaatggggtaaattatctcgcataaaagtggcaagaaaaagagattctctaggaagggaagagggggcaggtgaggaggaatgagtaaatcttgctctcattggatttgacctgaggaggtagtaccatacacactcaattgggtatcttacccctcaggaaagaaggaggaagaagataaaaaaggagaatatagaagggagggcagacaggggaggaggtaatcaaaaacaaacactttcaaaaagggacagggtcaagggagaaaattcaataaaaggggataggttaggaaggagcaaaacatagttaatccttcacaacatgaataatgtggaagagttttacataatgatacgcatgtggcctatgttgaattacttgccttcttaaggagggtgggcagggagggaagcagggagggaatttggaactcaaagtttcaaaaacagacgttcaaaaacaataaaaaaaaagtttttgcaggcagcaaggaaataagatacgcaggcaatggggcgtagaaatttatcttgccctacaagagaagaagggaaagggggatgggaggggagtggggtgacagatgggagggctgactggggaatggggcaaccagaatatatgccatcttagagtgggcaggagggtagaaacggggagaaaatttgtaattcaaactcttgtgaaaatcaatgccgaaaactaagtatattaaataaattaaaaattaaaaaacaacaattaCCAAAAACGTTTCTATATGGaattgtggaaaaaataaaataagtaatttttggAAAATCATTTCCTGTTCCCAATCATACCCGAGTCCAACATTCAATGCTTTTACAAACTGTCCCTTTTCGTGAGCACGTTAGAAGCAGAAATATAACAGGTCAAAGGTTTGTAAAACTTAGGGATAGAAATGACCCAAAAAATCAAGGATATAACAACTTTATGTTTTAGAGTAAGTCACTTTAGCCCAGACATGGAATATCCTGCTGTAAGTCACATTGGTAGGAACTGACAGAATCAATTCTTGGACTCACTTCTTGTGATTCCAAATCCACCAAAAAATTCACTATAGGATATCACGTCCCAACCTTCCTCACTTCTTCCACATCAAATGAAGTTCTCTACACTGTAAAAATCTTCAAGTATTTTGAGAACAAATACAGCATAGTGAATAAAATATTAGACTCACAAACAAAAATGTTGGGATCAAATGCTGTCTCTCTTATTTTAGAAGAATTGTACCTTATGTTAGGCTTTACCATGCATAAGGTCCAATTTCCCCTTATATAGAGGTGTGTAAATAATATTTGGACAgccaagtggt
This Trichosurus vulpecula isolate mTriVul1 chromosome 2, mTriVul1.pri, whole genome shotgun sequence DNA region includes the following protein-coding sequences:
- the LOC118835394 gene encoding vomeronasal type-1 receptor 4-like, which encodes MNPTDLLLAFIFLAQIGIGLLGNFFLLCLYTLTFLTGHRLRHIDSILVNLVLANLKVLLSKGLPQTMFYLGLKNFLDPLGCKLIHYLQNVSRSVSLSTTCLLSGFQVITISPSNSRWSELKARAPKYVVPSCLFCWCFYLLINFTLLGTMHNSRFRNNNTRWWHLGYCSSSSPTSFDSSVYLIIFALPDVMCVEFMIWASAYLVFLLHKHHQQVQHIHSLHLSPRTLPEIKATHAIILLVCTYVSFYSIDSILSFCCFHFDKYHSFLTPIGQFMAACFPAISPFILIFYDSQIHRHCYDLWFKKTPQ